CTGCGATATCAAACAGGAATTCGACGAGGCACGAACCGGGTACGAAGCCGCCATCCTCTCGCAGTTCCTGGCCCTCACGACCTTCCTCGCCCGACGCTACGGCGGCATCGCCAGCCCCTCTGGCCAGGCCCTCCTCCGCGTCGGCGAGGTCATCGCCCACCTCGAACGCCACTACCGCCAGCCGCAGTCCCTGGCCGACCTCGCGAAACTCGCCCACATGTCGCCCAACCACCTCATCCGCGTCTTCAAGGACGCCACCGGCGCCGCGCCCATCGAATACCTGATCCGATACCGCGTCGCCCGCGCCGCCGAGCAACTCGGACGCAGCGACCTGAACATCACCCAGATCGCCCTCGACACCGGTTTCCCCGACGGCAACTACTTCGCCCGCCAGTTTCGGCGAATCATGGGCCTCAGCCCTCGCCAGCACCGGCAGCGCATGCGGTGACACAACGCAGCGGATATCTCGAACCGCTACTTCCACTGGCCCTCCCCTTCTCCAGAAGAGCGATCTGAGACGAGAAGAAAGACATGAGTTTCACTCCATAGCCGCAAATAGCTTTGATATCAACGCACATCATGGGCGATAATCCCCATCATGGAGCAGCCGATCCTGAAAGATATTCTGATCATCTTCGCCCTGGCGGTGGCGGTGCTGCTGGTTTGCCACCGGATCCGCGTGCCGCTGGTCGTGGGTCTGATCGTTACCGGCATGCTCGCCGGACCCTACGGTCTGAGACTCATCCGCGCCGTCAACGAGGTGCAGACGCTGGCGCAGATCGGCGTGGTCCTCCTGCTGTTCACCATCGGCCTGGAGTTCTCGTTCAAGCACCTCCTGTCCATCGGAAAGGCCGCCCTGCTGGGGGGTGGAATCCAGATCGGCGTGACCGTCTTGGCGGTGTTCCTGATCGCCAAGCTGTACGGCCTGCAGATCGGCCAGGCCATCTTCGCCGGCTTTCTTGTCTCGCACACCAGCACCGTGATCATGCTCAAGCTCCTTCAGCAACGGGGCGAAGTCGACAGCCCGCACGGCCGCATCGGATTGGGAATCTCGATCTTCCAGGACCTGATGACCATTCCCATGGTCCTGATCACCCCCCTTCTGGCGGGGGGCCAGGGCGGCGAAGGCAAATCGCCGCTGATGATCGTCGCAGCCGGCTTGGCCATCCTGGGCATCGCCTGGCTCGGAGGCAAATACGTGGTGCCCAAGGTGCTCTACCACGTGGCCCGAACCCGCAACCGCGAGCTTTTTCTCCTGACCGTCCTGCTCCTGTGCCTGGCCGTGGCCTTGCTGACCTACAGCCTCGGGCTGTCCCTGGCCCTCGGAGCCTTCCTGGCCGGACTCATCGTCTCCGAATCCGAGTACAGCCACCACGCACTCGCCAACGTCGTGCCGTTCCGCGACGTGTTCACCAGCTTCTTCTTCATCTCCATCGGCATGCTCTTGAACGTCGGCTTCCTCGTCGATCACATCGTCTTCGTCACCGTCGCGGCAGGCGGTCTGCTGGTCCTCAAGTTCGTGGTCGCCGGCGCCGCCGCGATGGCTCTCGGCGTCCCCCTCCGGACCGGCATCCTCGCCGGCCTGGCCCTCGCCCAGATCGGGGAGTTCTCGTTCGTCCTGGCCGAAGAGGGGCTGGAGTACGGCCTGTTCCCCGGCCAGAGCTATCAGCTCTTCCTGGCGGTGATCGTCATGACGATGGTCGCCAACCCCTTCATCTTCGTCCACGCCAACCGGATCGCGCACAGCCTGCTGCATCTGCCCTGGCCCAGAAGCCTGCGCCGCGAACGGATGGACCAGCAACTTCGGCAGGCGGGCGGCCATGAGGCCCACGCCGACCACCTTGTCATCGTCGGCTTCGGACTCAACGGCCGCAACCTCGCCCACGCCGCCAAGGCCGCCGGCATCCCGTACGCCATTATCGAATCCAATCCCACCACCGTCCGACAGGAAACCGCCCGCGGCGAACCCATCCTCTACGGCGACGCCACCCACGCCGCCATGCTCCTTCGCGTCGGCCTGGCTGAAGCCCGGATCATGGTCATCGCCATCAACGACCCCCAAGCCATCCGGCGGATCACCCGGATCGCCCGGTCGATGAACCCGCGCGTCTACATCATCGT
This portion of the Phycisphaerae bacterium genome encodes:
- a CDS encoding helix-turn-helix domain-containing protein; the encoded protein is MRRIPRSQFIKRSDFPFHITRGRLSVERYPAHSHDFSELVIILAGAALHATGGREYPIAAGDVFLLQGSRSHAFRRARDLDIVNIMYDPAILEPTAPLLKKIPGYHALFILEPRYRPRHEFQSRLRLDPDDIPHVASSICDIKQEFDEARTGYEAAILSQFLALTTFLARRYGGIASPSGQALLRVGEVIAHLERHYRQPQSLADLAKLAHMSPNHLIRVFKDATGAAPIEYLIRYRVARAAEQLGRSDLNITQIALDTGFPDGNYFARQFRRIMGLSPRQHRQRMR
- a CDS encoding potassium transporter KefB; translation: MEQPILKDILIIFALAVAVLLVCHRIRVPLVVGLIVTGMLAGPYGLRLIRAVNEVQTLAQIGVVLLLFTIGLEFSFKHLLSIGKAALLGGGIQIGVTVLAVFLIAKLYGLQIGQAIFAGFLVSHTSTVIMLKLLQQRGEVDSPHGRIGLGISIFQDLMTIPMVLITPLLAGGQGGEGKSPLMIVAAGLAILGIAWLGGKYVVPKVLYHVARTRNRELFLLTVLLLCLAVALLTYSLGLSLALGAFLAGLIVSESEYSHHALANVVPFRDVFTSFFFISIGMLLNVGFLVDHIVFVTVAAGGLLVLKFVVAGAAAMALGVPLRTGILAGLALAQIGEFSFVLAEEGLEYGLFPGQSYQLFLAVIVMTMVANPFIFVHANRIAHSLLHLPWPRSLRRERMDQQLRQAGGHEAHADHLVIVGFGLNGRNLAHAAKAAGIPYAIIESNPTTVRQETARGEPILYGDATHAAMLLRVGLAEARIMVIAINDPQAIRRITRIARSMNPRVYIIVRTRYAIEVEPLYQLGADEVVAEEFETSVEIFTRVLSRYLVPRDEIDRLTADIRADGYQMFRKPRLETRDLADVRFALRDLEIVSLRVSDSSELAGGTLGEMDLRKRFGTTLLAISRHHRIIANPGAQEQILPED